A window of the Lonchura striata isolate bLonStr1 chromosome 35, bLonStr1.mat, whole genome shotgun sequence genome harbors these coding sequences:
- the MAZ gene encoding myc-associated zinc finger protein — MTSPLTSPPPPPRKKGAPHVCGLCAKEFKNGYNLRRHQATHGNAGAAAAPRRGHEPRPSPTPPPLPRQEPAGENDQSAAAAAAPKRAAASRKSHACDTCGKAFRDVYHLKRHRLSHTDERPFQCPVCQQRFKRKDRMAAHVRSHQGHAHKPYACGHCGKSFSRPDHLNSHVRQVHSTERPFKCQRCEAAFATRDRLRAHAARHEDKVPCHVCGKLLSAAYVGDHLRVHGPAPRPGSGCPSPAPAPPPPPGGAPGGSQGW, encoded by the exons ATGACGTCACCGCTGACGtcaccgccgccgccgccgcgcaaGAAGGGCGCGCCGCACGTCTGCGGCCTCTGCGCCAAGGAGTTCAAGAACGGCTACAACCTGCGGCGCCACCAGGCCACCCACGGCAacgccggcgccgccgcggcgCCGAGACGCGGCCACgagccccgcccctcccccaccccgccgcccctcccccgccAAGAGCCGGCGGGAGAGAACGACCAatcggcggcggcggcggcggcgccgaaACGCGCGGCGGCGTCGAGGAAGAGCCACGCGTGCGACACGTGCGGGAAGGCGTTCCGCGACGTCTACCACCTGAAGCGGCACCGGCTGTCGCACACGGACGAGCGGCCATTCCAGTGCCCCGTGTGCCAGCAGCGCTTCAAGCGCAAGGACCGCATGGCGGCCCACGTGCGCTCCCACCAGGGCCACGCGCACAAGCCCTACGCCTGCGGGCACTGCGGCAAGAGCTTCTCCAG GCCGGACCACCTCAACAGCCACGTCCGGCAGGTTCACTCCACCGAGCGGCCGTTCAAGTGCCAG CGGTGCGAGGCGGCGTTCGCCACGCGGGACCGGCTGCGGGCGCACGCGGCGCGCCACGAGGACAAGGTGCCGTGCCACGTCTGCGGGAAGCTGCTGAGCGCCGCCTACGTCGGCGACCACCTGCGGGTGcacggccccgccccccggccAG GTTCCGGCTGCCCctcccccgcccccgcccctcccccacccccgggCGGGGCCCCCgggggcagccagggctggtga